From the Carassius gibelio isolate Cgi1373 ecotype wild population from Czech Republic chromosome B25, carGib1.2-hapl.c, whole genome shotgun sequence genome, one window contains:
- the LOC128014666 gene encoding complement C1q-like protein 2, which yields MKGLLCVLLLLGSFVFVVQQQVDGGLSENEINHHLSSEDRRQNSPQTHTSDDSQEYSPLSFSDIHAALRELTATVTEQKANIRALETQLREQQTLLQEEKNKKNDARKIAFSTSLMRYTGGQIGPSNTDIPLIYRNVFTNIGDAYNPDTGLFTAPLKGAYMFQFTIVSFDRVYPSTANIRKNGNHIVIADIDQGGRVLHSSNSVVLILEVGDVISVTLWPNRVIQDNPGNHNTFSGYLLFPLE from the exons ATGAAGGGTTTATTATGTGTACTGCTATTGTTGGGAAGCTTTGTGTTTGTGGTACAGCAGCAGGTAGATGGAGGGCTCAGTGAGAATGAGATCAATCATCATCTTAGCTCTGAGGACAGAAGACAGAATTCACCTCAAACACACACTTCAGATGACAGCCAAGAATACAGCCCTCTGAGCTTCTCTGACATCCACGCAGCCCTGAGAGAACTGACCGCCACCGTCACAGAGCAGAAAGCCAACATCAGAGCTTTAGAAACACAGCTGAGGGAACAACAGACGCTCCTCCAGGAAGAGAAGAACAAGAAAAATGATG CCAGAAAGATAGCTTTTTCAACTTCACTGATGCGATATACCGGCGGACAGATTGGTCCTTCAAACACTGATATCCCACTAATCTACAGGAATGTTTTCACAAACATAGGAGACGCCTACAACCCAGATACTG gtTTGTTCACAGCCCCGCTGAAAGGAGCGTACATGTTTCAATTCACTATCGTTAGTTTTGATCGAGTATATCCATCAACTGCCAACATTAGGAAGAATGGAAACCATATAGTTATAGCAGATATTGACCAAGGCGGGCGTGTGTTACACTCCTCAAACTCGGTCGTGTTGATCCTGGAGGTTGGAGATGTTATCTCTGTGACACTCTGGCCTAACCGCGTTATTCAGGATAACCCGGGTAATCATAACACTTTCAGTGGTTACCTACTGTTTCCGTTAGAATAG